A single region of the Pontibacter kalidii genome encodes:
- the miaA gene encoding tRNA (adenosine(37)-N6)-dimethylallyltransferase MiaA: protein MKSINKQQKHLVVVVGPTAVGKTDLCVQLAKHYRTEIISADSRQFYREMSIGTAKPTPGEQQGVKHHFVDSHSITEEYSAGAFEQEALALLERLFQKHDVVILTGGSGLYVRAVLEGMDQMPETDPAVREQLREQYEQKGLQPLLDKLQQLDSFYFEQVDKANPQRVVRALEVCLSSGQPYSSFRKSGQQERPFNSIKIALNRDRAELYSRIDQRMDLMLAQGLPEEAERLYPYRQHNALQTVGYKEIFDFLEGKYDWDEAVRLLKRNSRRYAKRQLTWFSKNPEEYTWFHPQHWQEIVAYINERMRE from the coding sequence ATGAAGAGTATAAACAAGCAGCAGAAGCACCTGGTAGTGGTGGTAGGACCCACGGCGGTGGGCAAAACGGACCTGTGCGTGCAACTGGCCAAGCACTATAGAACGGAGATCATCTCAGCTGATTCCCGGCAGTTTTACAGGGAAATGAGTATCGGCACGGCCAAGCCTACGCCCGGGGAGCAGCAGGGGGTAAAACACCATTTCGTGGATTCGCATAGTATAACCGAGGAGTACAGTGCCGGTGCCTTTGAGCAGGAGGCGCTGGCACTGCTGGAGCGGCTGTTTCAAAAGCATGACGTGGTGATCCTGACGGGCGGCTCGGGGCTGTATGTGCGGGCGGTGCTGGAGGGGATGGACCAGATGCCGGAAACGGACCCTGCGGTGCGGGAGCAGCTAAGGGAGCAGTACGAGCAGAAGGGGCTGCAGCCGTTACTTGATAAGCTGCAGCAGCTGGACTCTTTCTACTTTGAGCAGGTGGATAAGGCTAACCCGCAGCGGGTGGTGCGGGCGCTGGAGGTATGCCTGAGCAGCGGCCAACCATACTCCTCATTCCGGAAGAGCGGACAGCAGGAGCGGCCCTTCAACAGCATCAAAATAGCCCTGAACCGTGACCGTGCCGAACTTTACAGCCGCATAGACCAGCGCATGGACCTGATGCTGGCGCAGGGGCTGCCGGAAGAGGCGGAGCGCCTGTACCCGTACCGCCAGCACAATGCCCTGCAAACCGTGGGCTACAAAGAGATCTTCGACTTCCTGGAGGGCAAGTATGATTGGGACGAGGCCGTGCGCCTGCTCAAGCGCAACAGCCGCCGCTATGCCAAGCGCCAGCTCACGTGGTTCAGCAAAAATCCGGAGGAGTATACCTGGTTTCACCCACAGCACTGGCAGGAGATAGTGGCGTATATCAATGAGAGAATGAGAGAATGA
- the tamL gene encoding translocation and assembly module lipoprotein TamL, whose protein sequence is MKHACTLPLLLVWLLLAGCSVTKTVPEDDALFTGFSVKVKGENDSSNRSADLETELSATVRPEPNTSILGLRPKLAIYNAFYTEKEKGLKHWIMTKLGEPPVLISQVDTGSVSQVMSNRLHNRGYFNNTVGSTTEVDTTKKKATITWTARVGEPYRLRNIKYTLSDSLQVHEAIQQTREASLLKSGEPYDLSVMTDERLRIDTELKNKGYYYFSPDLLIFSADTTVGDRQVDVLMRIKNIAPSQALQPYALDDIFIFANYSLGDSLAVRDTIDFQGYHYIPNEEHMKARHLLDGVFLEQDSLYTRENHLLTIKRLSGLAAYKFVNIDYEPDTTNSDKLDAFIFLTPALKKSLRAEAQMVTKSNNFAGPGLKVSFQNRNTFRGSEVLSVDFTGSFESQVGGRGTGEAPEGVEAPAKSGIPSYELGVQTTLAIPRIVSPFNLRNLRTEYVPQTRIGLGFNFLSRADFYQLNSYNATYGYTWRPKETLTFDATPINLQYVRLADTTEIFGALLARNPYLRSSFENQFIVGGIYQMTYTNQMDKDRTSNIFDRITLDMSGNVVSGFQSLLGKPKPTAEEPRVLYKDRFAQYVLVDNDFRHYLNLGTESQLVWRLATGVGYSYGNSRTMPYVKQFSIGGPNSVRAFRARSVGPGTYNIPDTLAFSYFDQVGDIRLETNLEYRFPIAGFFKGAVFADAGNIWNLRETDKDGAKFEAKDFLSELAVGTGVGLRIDVEFFVIRLDLGIPVRVPFLPKGERFVLDEFDGSFSGDYGMVLNIAIGYPF, encoded by the coding sequence ATGAAACACGCCTGCACGTTACCCCTGCTGCTGGTCTGGCTGCTGCTGGCCGGCTGCAGCGTTACCAAGACCGTGCCTGAGGACGATGCGCTGTTCACCGGGTTTAGTGTGAAGGTAAAAGGGGAGAACGACAGCAGCAACCGCAGCGCTGACCTGGAGACCGAGCTAAGCGCCACCGTGCGCCCTGAGCCCAACACCTCTATACTTGGCCTGCGCCCTAAGCTGGCCATTTACAACGCCTTTTATACCGAGAAGGAGAAAGGCCTGAAGCACTGGATTATGACCAAGCTGGGAGAGCCGCCGGTGCTTATCTCGCAGGTGGATACCGGCAGCGTGAGCCAGGTCATGAGCAACCGCCTGCACAACCGGGGCTACTTTAACAACACCGTAGGCAGCACCACGGAGGTGGACACAACCAAGAAGAAAGCCACCATCACCTGGACGGCCCGGGTGGGAGAACCATACCGCCTGCGCAATATAAAGTATACTTTGAGCGACTCGCTGCAGGTGCACGAGGCGATACAACAGACGCGGGAAGCCTCCTTGCTGAAGTCTGGGGAGCCCTATGACCTGAGCGTGATGACCGATGAGCGCCTCCGGATCGACACCGAGCTCAAGAACAAAGGCTACTACTACTTCAGCCCCGACCTGCTTATTTTCAGCGCAGACACCACCGTCGGCGACAGGCAGGTGGATGTGCTGATGCGGATAAAAAACATCGCCCCGTCGCAGGCGCTGCAGCCCTACGCCCTGGACGATATCTTTATCTTCGCCAACTACTCGCTCGGCGACAGCCTAGCGGTGCGCGACACCATTGACTTCCAGGGCTACCACTATATCCCGAACGAGGAGCACATGAAGGCGCGCCACCTGTTGGATGGGGTTTTCCTGGAGCAGGACAGCCTGTATACCCGCGAGAACCACCTGCTGACCATCAAGCGCCTTTCGGGCCTGGCAGCCTACAAATTCGTGAATATCGACTATGAGCCGGATACGACAAACAGCGACAAGCTGGATGCCTTTATATTCCTTACCCCTGCACTAAAAAAATCGCTGCGGGCGGAGGCGCAGATGGTCACCAAGTCGAACAACTTTGCCGGGCCGGGTCTTAAGGTGTCCTTCCAAAACCGGAACACCTTCCGGGGCTCCGAGGTGTTGAGCGTGGATTTCACCGGCAGCTTCGAGTCGCAGGTGGGCGGCCGTGGCACGGGAGAGGCGCCCGAGGGCGTGGAGGCCCCCGCGAAAAGCGGCATCCCCTCCTACGAGCTGGGCGTGCAAACCACGCTGGCCATACCCAGGATCGTATCGCCCTTTAACCTGCGCAACCTACGCACCGAGTATGTGCCGCAAACTCGCATCGGCCTTGGCTTTAACTTCCTGAGCCGAGCAGACTTTTATCAACTCAACTCCTACAACGCCACCTACGGCTATACCTGGCGGCCCAAAGAAACGCTGACCTTCGATGCCACCCCTATCAACCTGCAGTATGTGCGCCTGGCAGATACGACTGAGATATTTGGTGCGCTGCTGGCAAGAAACCCCTACCTGCGAAGTAGCTTTGAGAACCAGTTTATCGTGGGCGGCATTTACCAGATGACCTACACCAACCAGATGGATAAAGACCGCACCAGCAACATCTTCGACAGGATTACACTTGACATGTCAGGCAACGTAGTGAGCGGGTTTCAGTCGCTGTTGGGTAAGCCCAAGCCAACCGCGGAAGAGCCACGGGTGCTGTACAAAGACCGCTTTGCGCAGTATGTGTTGGTGGATAACGACTTCCGCCATTACCTGAACCTGGGCACCGAGAGCCAGCTGGTGTGGCGCCTGGCAACGGGCGTGGGGTACTCTTACGGCAACTCCAGAACCATGCCCTACGTGAAGCAGTTCTCCATCGGCGGGCCTAACAGCGTCAGGGCCTTCCGGGCACGTAGCGTTGGCCCGGGCACCTATAACATTCCAGATACTCTTGCCTTCTCTTATTTTGATCAGGTGGGGGACATACGCCTGGAGACCAACTTGGAGTACCGCTTCCCGATTGCCGGGTTCTTTAAAGGCGCTGTCTTTGCCGATGCCGGTAACATCTGGAACCTGCGGGAAACCGATAAGGACGGAGCTAAGTTTGAAGCCAAGGACTTTCTGAGCGAGCTGGCGGTGGGCACCGGCGTGGGGCTGCGCATCGACGTGGAGTTCTTCGTGATCCGCCTGGACCTGGGGATACCGGTACGGGTGCCTTTCCTACCCAAGGGGGAGCGCTTCGTGCTAGACGAGTTCGATGGCAGCTTTAGCGGCGACTACGGTATGGTGCTTAACATCGCTATCGGCTATCCGTTCTAA
- a CDS encoding translocation/assembly module TamB domain-containing protein, which yields MLWPLAIIVGLLLLIIIALQFQGVQNFLARQGENYLQNTLGTEVKIGGFTTDWRNALVLKDVYVEDPQQDTLWYSERLGVDMAILSLLKGEVNISKVDLDNATLKLHIREDSTTNFNFIMEAFATDTAAAQPADTTATALQLTLGTINLDNVYVVFRDDAGGNYIKTRVGELTTTMEELNLEEQRYLVDEVRLADTWVAYEQTKLPPPDSSAYEPLEMDFGLNRLALENIRLSYLSHPAEQRIELALGESEVVSDNIDLQNARVELKSFALHNTDLKYVQEKYKPADSLAVNPERTVKELDKSVEQAQGQPVNWVVTLGDLDVSDLDVAFDNFNAPRQPRGMDYDHLKFTDILMDAQDISYSLSRTEATLNQLTLQEQSGFALQNFEADIIFDSTHTSLTDLDLRTGHSHLQNKMAMTYPSLEALANNPEQLGLDIDINNSYIGMQDVLYFMPDMAENPSFRSIANSNIKVTARAEGPMENLRVQTLQLAGLRDTRVDVSGTVRNAMDPDNLYLDLDIDRFTTTRTDVQALVPAGTIPPDFRLPSQMSMTGNYKGSLTSFDANANLRTSFGNVVANVDMGANERFTATVRSGGFDLNQLLVDSLGLGKVALEAQASGTGLTPETMRANVKANIKLFDYGNYSYKDIDLTANIDRNLYTVRATANDENLAFNLDGKFNLRDTEKPAYTFDLDLDRANLHALNLYPEPLAVQGQLQGDFTGADASTLSGRLEAQELRIAHNGSTFPIDTLLLTLQQTGEAAEVVVQSDVVDADMKFQNTLATLPTALQKHFSNYLDLQPDPPYPANLNLGDFTATINLKQTGLITAFVPGLEQLQPATPITASYNGDNQQLELDGRISRIVYTDYTLQNLDLAVNGDRNQLAYELNLQRLLSPSLNMDNISLDGAARDNELAVRLAIAGDSLQQGERFVVGGVVSSLGRGYRFVFNPDQLVINGDKWTVSEDNFLQFDTDLLYANNIRLQHSNQGILLNSTGPVAPNAPLEASFDNLDIAYIMRTFQAPEDSLIAGTINGTATIRNMLAGNLAFTSDLTITEFAYEGVPVGDLALNASSGSGGRYNVDARLTGNNNQVVVNGYMEPQADATLLNMTASIDQLNMASLEGFMAGMVDQLDGSATGDLRITGTLAQPDILGQLNFNQAQFNITMLGSLFTLQNERLEFNEQGIRFPNFTITDSLGNDLIVNGNILTQTYTDFELALDVNTKRFLALNSTAQDNSLFYGTVYVGADAAITGSMMLPVIRVKARVLDGSDFTTVIPADEVGAAEREGIVEFVNLNPEMTRIITEQQGDTAEVTGFVGADVEAELTVTDATAITIIIDPTTGDNLTVRGSADPLFIGMRPSGEINMSGRFTVKEGKYSMDFYDLASRELEIVEGSYINWTGDPLLATMDITAIYNVEAAPQELVSTQIGEYEDPALRNQVPFEVHVFVRGELLTPEISFDIQVPEEERGSVPAIVTTSLGNLRQDESELNKQVFSLLVLNRFMAPDPLTSSGGGFESTARNSLGQVMTDQLNQLTNRYAGGLGLELGVDSYQDYSSGSAEGRTDLNVAMRQQFLNDRLTVRVGTDIGLEGGSQTNQTMSGFGGDISVEYSLTEDGRLRVRAFQRNQYEGVIEGGDVRATGLALIFVREYNNFSDLFRDLESRRRKDEERRLEAAKKIREEEKELEAELKEEGTK from the coding sequence ATCCTCTGGCCGCTGGCCATTATCGTAGGCCTGCTCCTTCTGATCATCATCGCCCTTCAGTTTCAGGGGGTGCAGAACTTCCTGGCCAGGCAGGGCGAGAACTACCTGCAGAACACCCTGGGCACAGAGGTGAAGATTGGCGGCTTCACCACGGACTGGCGCAACGCACTGGTACTGAAAGACGTGTATGTAGAGGACCCGCAGCAGGACACGCTCTGGTACTCCGAGCGCCTCGGCGTGGACATGGCCATCCTTTCGCTCTTAAAGGGTGAGGTGAATATCAGCAAGGTGGACCTGGACAACGCCACCCTCAAGCTCCACATCCGCGAGGACAGCACCACCAACTTCAACTTCATCATGGAGGCCTTCGCCACCGACACCGCTGCCGCACAACCCGCCGATACCACCGCCACGGCCTTGCAGCTAACGCTGGGCACTATCAACCTGGATAATGTGTATGTCGTGTTTCGGGATGATGCCGGCGGCAACTACATCAAAACACGCGTGGGCGAGCTCACCACCACCATGGAAGAGCTGAACCTGGAGGAGCAGCGCTACCTGGTGGATGAGGTGCGCCTGGCCGATACCTGGGTAGCCTACGAACAGACCAAGCTCCCCCCTCCCGACAGCTCCGCTTACGAACCTCTGGAGATGGACTTCGGTCTGAACCGCTTGGCCTTGGAGAACATCCGCCTCAGCTACCTGAGCCACCCGGCAGAGCAGCGCATCGAGCTGGCGCTTGGAGAGTCCGAAGTAGTATCAGACAACATAGACCTGCAGAATGCCCGTGTGGAGCTGAAAAGCTTTGCCCTGCACAACACGGACCTGAAGTATGTGCAGGAAAAGTATAAACCTGCCGACTCGCTGGCCGTGAACCCGGAGCGCACTGTGAAAGAACTGGACAAGTCGGTGGAGCAGGCGCAGGGGCAGCCGGTAAACTGGGTGGTAACCCTGGGCGACCTGGATGTGTCGGACCTGGACGTGGCCTTTGATAACTTCAATGCTCCGCGGCAACCGCGCGGTATGGACTACGACCACCTGAAGTTCACCGACATTCTTATGGATGCGCAGGACATTAGCTACAGCCTGAGCCGCACGGAGGCCACCCTGAACCAACTGACACTGCAGGAGCAGAGCGGCTTTGCGCTGCAAAACTTTGAGGCCGATATCATCTTCGACTCCACGCACACCAGCCTTACGGACCTCGACCTTAGAACCGGCCACAGCCATCTGCAGAACAAAATGGCCATGACCTACCCTTCGCTGGAGGCGCTTGCTAACAACCCGGAGCAGTTGGGGCTGGACATAGACATCAACAACAGTTACATCGGGATGCAGGATGTACTATACTTTATGCCGGACATGGCTGAGAACCCATCCTTCAGAAGTATAGCCAACTCCAACATCAAGGTTACGGCACGGGCTGAGGGGCCTATGGAAAACCTGCGCGTGCAGACGCTGCAACTGGCAGGCCTGCGCGATACCCGGGTAGATGTGAGCGGCACCGTGCGCAATGCCATGGATCCGGATAACTTATACTTAGACTTGGACATAGACCGCTTTACCACCACCCGCACCGATGTGCAGGCACTGGTGCCTGCGGGTACCATTCCGCCTGATTTCCGGCTGCCGTCCCAGATGAGCATGACGGGCAACTACAAAGGCTCCCTCACCAGCTTCGACGCCAACGCCAACCTGCGCACCTCTTTTGGCAATGTGGTGGCCAACGTGGACATGGGTGCTAACGAGCGCTTTACGGCCACTGTACGTAGCGGCGGCTTTGACTTGAACCAGCTGCTGGTAGATAGCCTGGGCCTTGGGAAGGTAGCCCTGGAGGCCCAGGCCAGCGGCACCGGCCTTACGCCGGAAACCATGCGCGCCAACGTAAAGGCGAACATAAAGCTCTTCGACTATGGCAACTATAGTTATAAGGACATCGACCTGACCGCCAATATAGACCGCAACCTTTACACCGTCCGGGCCACCGCCAACGACGAAAATTTGGCCTTTAACCTGGATGGCAAGTTTAACCTGCGCGACACAGAGAAGCCTGCCTATACGTTCGACCTTGATCTGGACCGGGCCAACCTGCATGCGTTAAACCTGTACCCCGAGCCGCTGGCGGTGCAGGGGCAGCTGCAGGGGGATTTTACGGGTGCCGATGCCAGCACCTTGAGCGGCCGCCTGGAGGCCCAGGAACTGCGCATAGCCCACAACGGCAGCACTTTCCCGATCGACACCCTGCTGCTGACGCTGCAGCAAACCGGAGAGGCCGCCGAGGTAGTGGTGCAGTCTGATGTGGTGGATGCGGACATGAAGTTTCAGAACACGCTGGCTACGCTGCCAACAGCCCTGCAGAAGCACTTCTCCAATTACCTGGACCTGCAACCCGATCCGCCCTACCCTGCCAACCTGAACCTGGGCGATTTTACCGCCACCATCAACCTGAAGCAAACCGGCCTTATCACCGCTTTTGTGCCTGGCCTGGAGCAGCTGCAGCCAGCCACGCCCATCACAGCGAGCTATAACGGCGACAACCAGCAGTTGGAGCTGGATGGCCGCATCAGCCGGATCGTGTACACCGATTACACTTTACAGAACCTGGACCTGGCAGTGAACGGCGACAGAAACCAACTGGCCTATGAGCTGAACCTGCAGCGGCTACTCTCCCCTTCCCTGAACATGGACAACATCTCCCTGGACGGTGCCGCCCGCGATAATGAACTTGCCGTGCGTTTGGCTATTGCCGGTGACAGCCTGCAGCAGGGGGAACGCTTTGTGGTGGGTGGCGTAGTCAGCAGCCTTGGCCGCGGCTACCGCTTCGTCTTTAACCCCGACCAGTTGGTGATAAACGGCGACAAGTGGACTGTGTCGGAGGACAACTTCCTGCAGTTCGACACAGACCTGCTTTACGCCAACAACATCCGGCTGCAGCACAGCAACCAGGGAATTCTCTTAAACAGCACCGGCCCGGTAGCACCCAACGCCCCGTTGGAGGCAAGCTTCGACAACTTGGACATCGCCTACATCATGCGCACCTTTCAGGCCCCTGAGGACAGCCTGATCGCAGGCACGATAAACGGCACGGCCACCATCCGGAACATGCTGGCGGGGAACCTGGCGTTCACCTCCGACCTTACTATCACGGAGTTTGCCTACGAGGGCGTGCCGGTGGGCGACCTGGCCCTGAATGCCAGCAGCGGCAGCGGCGGCCGTTACAACGTGGATGCCCGCCTAACCGGGAACAACAACCAGGTGGTGGTAAACGGCTATATGGAGCCACAGGCAGATGCCACACTCCTGAACATGACCGCAAGTATAGACCAGCTCAACATGGCCTCGCTGGAGGGTTTCATGGCAGGCATGGTGGACCAACTGGATGGCAGCGCCACCGGCGACCTGCGCATTACCGGCACCCTGGCCCAGCCCGATATACTTGGCCAGCTGAACTTTAACCAGGCCCAGTTTAACATTACCATGCTGGGTTCGCTGTTCACGCTGCAAAACGAGCGGCTGGAGTTCAACGAGCAGGGCATCCGCTTCCCTAACTTCACCATCACCGACTCTCTGGGCAACGACCTGATCGTTAACGGGAACATCCTTACCCAGACCTACACCGACTTCGAACTTGCCCTGGACGTGAACACCAAGCGCTTCCTGGCCCTGAACTCCACCGCCCAGGACAACAGCCTCTTCTACGGCACCGTGTACGTGGGTGCCGATGCCGCCATTACCGGAAGCATGATGCTGCCGGTAATAAGGGTGAAGGCGCGCGTGCTGGATGGCTCTGACTTTACCACCGTTATACCTGCCGATGAGGTGGGCGCAGCCGAACGGGAGGGCATTGTGGAATTCGTGAACCTGAACCCCGAGATGACGCGCATCATCACCGAGCAGCAAGGCGACACCGCGGAGGTAACCGGCTTTGTGGGCGCTGATGTGGAAGCGGAGCTGACGGTGACCGATGCGACCGCGATCACGATCATCATAGACCCTACCACGGGCGATAATCTCACGGTGCGGGGCTCCGCCGATCCGCTGTTCATCGGGATGCGGCCGAGCGGCGAGATCAACATGTCGGGGCGCTTTACGGTGAAGGAAGGAAAGTATAGCATGGATTTCTATGACCTGGCTTCCCGTGAGCTTGAAATCGTGGAAGGCAGCTACATCAACTGGACGGGCGACCCGCTGCTGGCCACCATGGACATCACCGCCATCTACAACGTGGAAGCAGCGCCGCAGGAACTCGTTTCAACACAGATCGGCGAATACGAAGACCCCGCGCTTAGAAACCAGGTGCCTTTCGAAGTGCATGTGTTTGTGCGAGGCGAGCTGCTGACCCCGGAAATCAGTTTTGACATACAAGTGCCGGAGGAAGAGCGTGGCAGCGTGCCAGCCATTGTCACAACCAGCCTCGGGAACCTGCGCCAGGATGAGTCGGAGCTGAACAAGCAGGTGTTCTCGCTACTGGTGCTGAACCGTTTCATGGCCCCAGACCCGCTCACCAGCTCCGGCGGCGGCTTTGAGTCCACGGCGCGCAACAGCCTGGGGCAGGTAATGACGGACCAGCTCAACCAGCTCACCAACCGCTACGCCGGCGGCCTGGGCCTGGAGCTGGGCGTGGACTCTTACCAGGATTACTCCTCCGGCTCGGCCGAGGGCCGCACCGACCTGAACGTGGCCATGCGCCAGCAGTTCCTCAACGACAGGCTCACCGTACGGGTGGGCACCGACATCGGTCTGGAGGGGGGCAGCCAGACGAACCAGACCATGAGCGGCTTTGGCGGCGACATCTCTGTGGAGTACTCCCTGACCGAGGACGGCAGGCTGCGGGTGCGCGCCTTCCAGCGCAACCAGTATGAGGGCGTGATTGAGGGCGGCGACGTACGGGCCACGGGCCTGGCGCTGATCTTCGTGCGCGAGTACAACAACTTCTCCGACCTGTTCCGCGACCTGGAGAGCCGGCGCAGAAAAGACGAGGAGCGCAGGCTGGAGGCGGCCAAGAAAATAAGGGAGGAGGAAAAAGAACTAGAGGCAGAACTTAAGGAAGAAGGTACAAAATAA